CCTTAAAACAATAAAATCCCAATTATCATTTTTTCATTTAAAATGAAATGCTTGAAAAAAAACCGTTAAAGTGTAAAAATCCTACCTTATACATTTAAACAGCATTCAAACAATAAAACTGTCTGCCGGTTCAAACGCATGCCGACAATACGATAGGCACCGGCAAAAGGAACTTTCGTGAATACTAAAACAAACACATATCTGGCTCTTGCTGTCCTCTCAGCTTCCCTTCTTTCAGGTTGCGACAAAGTCAGCACCTTTTTTGGCAAAGACGAAAACAAAGAGCTCGTCCAACGCATAGAAACCAATACCGATGACGGAAAGGTCGGCATGTTGTTGCCCGACTTCGCCCAACTGGTGCAAAACGAAGGACAGGCAGTCGTCAATATTCAAGCGACACCGGCAAAACGCACTGCGACACCGGATGACGACCACAGCATGGACCTGAGTCAATTCCCCGACAACGATCCGTTTTACGAATTCTTCAAACGCCTCGTTCCCAATATGCCCGACATGCCGCAAGAAGATACCGAAAGCGACGCTTTGAATTTCGGTTCCGGCTTCATCATCAGCAAAGACGGCTATATCCTGACCAATACCCACGTGGTTGCCGGCATGGGCAATATCAAAGTCCTGCTCAACGACAAACGCGAATACACAGCCAAACTGGTCGGCTCAGATGCCCAATCCGACGTTGCCCTCTTAAAAATTGAGCCGCAAGAAGACTTGCCGGTTGTCAAAATCGGCAACCCGAAAGATTTGAAACCGGGTGAATGGGTAGCCGCCATCGGCGCGCCTTTCGGCTTTGACAACAGCGTAACTTCAGGCATCGTCTCCGCCAAAGGCCGCAGCCTGCCGAATGAAAACTACACGCCGTTCATCCAAACCGACGTTGCCATCAACCCAGGCAACTCTGGTGGCCCGTTATTCAACCTCCGCGGCCAAGTAGTCGGCATCAATTCGCAAATTTACAGCCGCAGCGGCG
Above is a genomic segment from Neisseria subflava containing:
- a CDS encoding DegQ family serine endoprotease; the encoded protein is MNTKTNTYLALAVLSASLLSGCDKVSTFFGKDENKELVQRIETNTDDGKVGMLLPDFAQLVQNEGQAVVNIQATPAKRTATPDDDHSMDLSQFPDNDPFYEFFKRLVPNMPDMPQEDTESDALNFGSGFIISKDGYILTNTHVVAGMGNIKVLLNDKREYTAKLVGSDAQSDVALLKIEPQEDLPVVKIGNPKDLKPGEWVAAIGAPFGFDNSVTSGIVSAKGRSLPNENYTPFIQTDVAINPGNSGGPLFNLRGQVVGINSQIYSRSGGFMGISFAIPIDVAMNVAEQLKANGKVQRGQLGVVIQEVSYDLAKSFGLDKASGALIAKIMPNSAAQQAGLQVGDIVRKVNGEEVRASSDLPVMVGSIMPGKEVTLSIWRGGKQTDVKVKLGSAAEQTETSAKEAEHPQHEGGHDGFTVENAGVTLQVENADGKQRLIVLRVSGAAERAGLKRGDEIIAVSQISVNDESTFRSALESAGKNVPLLVQRDGNTLFLALNLQ